One window of Phalacrocorax carbo chromosome 1, bPhaCar2.1, whole genome shotgun sequence genomic DNA carries:
- the PRRG1 gene encoding transmembrane gamma-carboxyglutamic acid protein 1: MDSVFLTEDKANSVLKRYPRANTFLEELKQGDIEHECREEICSYEEAREAFENEEKTKEFWKVYKNGLQGESNTGHTWYSFYLAFPLIIGLFVILIVIFVIWRCLFKKKMRRQSVYVHRGAHEAMGDGAVADGRGPLPPPLSIVHSPQEEMYEVSGLSPGGLSYTDGRSDSISTRLSNCDPPPSYEEATGETSMGRSETEQHLDPPPQYEDIVNSSSASAIALSPVVTSTK, translated from the exons ATGGATAGTG TGTTCTTAACAGAGGACAAAGCCAATTCCGTGTTAAAAAGATACCCGAGAGCCAACACATTTTTGGAAGAATTAAAGCAAGGTGACATAGAACATGaatgcagagaagaaatctgTAGCTATGAAGAAGCAAGAGAAGCatttgaaaatgaggaaaaaacg AAGGAGTTCTGGAAAGTCTACAAAAATGGACTTCAGGGAGAAAGTAACACAGGACATACCTGGTATTCATTTTACCTTGCATTTCCATTAATCATTGGCCTTTTTGTTATCCTCATTGTCATTTTTGTCATATGGAGAtgcctgtttaaaaagaaaatgcgTAGACAGTCGGTGTACGTGCATAGGGGAGCCCACGAAGCAATGGGTGATGGTGCTGTGGCTGATGGCAGAGGTCCACTTCCGCCGCCTCTCAGCATTGTTCATTCCCCACAGGAGGAAATGTATGAAGTCAGTGGGCTCTCTCCAGGAGGTCTGAGCTATACAGATGGACGGTCAGACTCAATATCCACAAGGCTCTCAAACTGTGATCCTCCTCCCTCATATGAGGAAGCCACTGGTGAAACCAGTATGGGAAGAAGTGAAACTGAACAACATTTAGACCCACCGCCACAATACGAAGACATTGTGAATTCCAGTTCAGCCAGTGCAATTGCACTATCTCCAGTTGTCACTAGTACTAAGTAA